Proteins encoded within one genomic window of Bacteroidia bacterium:
- a CDS encoding copper resistance protein CopD gives MGATIWIGGHLLLCIRYLPEALKRKDPEIIKAFEKKYEIIGLPSLLLQVVTGVWMSISVYHVTLFSFSNPIETAISIKLFLLLLIVLLAIDVRVFIFPRVTKNNLWWLGSHIIAVTVISILFLYFGVSIRFGGV, from the coding sequence TTGGGTGCCACAATATGGATTGGAGGGCATTTGTTGTTGTGTATCCGTTATTTACCTGAAGCTCTAAAAAGGAAAGATCCAGAAATTATTAAAGCTTTTGAGAAAAAATATGAAATTATCGGACTACCTTCCCTACTCCTTCAGGTGGTTACAGGCGTTTGGATGTCCATTTCCGTTTATCATGTAACCTTGTTTAGTTTTTCCAATCCAATAGAAACAGCAATATCAATCAAGTTATTTTTATTATTGCTGATTGTTTTATTAGCTATTGATGTACGTGTTTTCATTTTTCCAAGAGTAACTAAAAATAATTTATGGTGGTTAGGTTCGCATATTATAGCTGTTACCGTAATTAGCATATTGTTTCTTTATTTTGGGGTGTCAATACGATTTGGAGGCGTTTAA